One Coffea arabica cultivar ET-39 chromosome 5e, Coffea Arabica ET-39 HiFi, whole genome shotgun sequence DNA segment encodes these proteins:
- the LOC113687273 gene encoding protein FAR1-RELATED SEQUENCE 5-like, whose product MEEMTAHVDELEQLSNKSAKLGGGISWRTIVDRLDKLSSDEIQVLTFDSIEDAREFYLCHSKMVGFGIRERDEKKDRKGIVTYKRWVCNREGFRNSKWLNLVNRKKEAKRLTSVGCLATIIVQWNKDIQKFTIKRFNMDHNHQLANQEFVQFLRSHRSVNPADLEHAILMHGVGIRIPQIVDLQAYQAGGHNKMGYTEKDLRNAVDQFHRNALEVGDAFQVLAYLDGRANDSQSRLDYQCFGDVLVFDSTYRTNAYRKPLVILAGVNHHYVTTIFGCALIADETEDTYKWVLETFLEAMEKKAPISVVTDGDGAMRNAIKAVIPSARHRLCAWHLKRNVVTHTNKGFVLDFDVAMDMICSHEEFERRWHLLVEKHNLRDNQWVVDLYNKREKWAAAFLRGHFFAGMKSTQRSEQLNATAHKYLQFKMLLYPFAHRFELFLSKVRQNEHKEECITSQSSPVLITHLRELEGNAASIFTRKIFFKIRDEISAEASLRLVSVVDQDKVKLYTFTEYLHRICSWQVELDKSERTIICSCKKLESDGIPCSHAFAVMKAEDMDEIPKSCILFRWTQQAKPAEKNIYSIQLEDSTIQAARFGALCALSNQMCFYAVKTQQGYDEARECIINSTSRFKNLWVNDAPLVHKAKKKDNMMDESIKRSDFDVRDPIVVATKGQKAKHSTHKRKRRQCKNCK is encoded by the exons atggaagaaatgacAGCTCATGTAGATGAACTAGAACAGTTATCTAACAAATCGGCCAAgcttggtggtggtataagttGGAGAACCATTGTTGATCGGCTTGATAAattatcttctgatgaaattcaAGTATTAACATTTGATTCCATTGAAGATGCCAGAGAATTTTACCTATGTCATAGCAAAATGGTCGGTTTTGGTATTAGAGAGCGGGATGAAAAGAAAGATCGGAAAGGTATTGTGACATACAAACGATGGGTATGCAACAGAGAGGGCTTTAGAAATAGCAAATGGTTAAATTTAGTTAACCGTAAGAAAGAGGCAAAACGCCTTACGAGCGTTGGTTGTCTGGCAACTATAATTGTGCAATGGAACAAGGATATTCAGAAGTTTACGATTAAGCGGTTTAATATGGATCACAATCACCAATTGGCAAATCAAGAATTTGTACAATTTCTTCGATCACATAGGAGTGTCAACCCAGCAGACTTGGAGCATGCTATTTTGATGCATGGAGTTGGTATTCGAATTCCTCAAATAGTGGACCTTCAAGCTTACCAAGCTGGGGGCCACAACAAGATGGGATACACAGAAAAGGATCTACGAAATGCTGTTGACCAATTCCATAGAAATGCACTTGAAGTTGGTGATGCCTTTCAGGTGTTGGCATATTTGGATGGTCGAGCAAATG ATTCTCAATCTCGTTTGGATTACCAATGTTTTGGTGATGTTCTTGTCTTTGACTCTACATACCGCACCAATGCTTATAGGAAGCCACTAGTAATTTTGGCCGGCGTAAATCATCACTATGTTACCACAATTTTTGGGTGTGCATTAATTGCTGATGAGACTGAGGACACATATAAGTGGGTATTGGAAACATTTTTGGAGGCCATGGAAAAAAAGGCACCTATCTCAGTTGTCACTGATGGGGATGGTGCAATGAGAAATGCAATAAAGGCAGTTATTCCTTCTGCCCGTCACCGATTATGTGCTTGGCATTTAAAAAGAAATGTTGTTACCCATACAAATAAGGGGTTcgttcttgattttgatgtggCTATGGACATGATTTGTAGCCATGAAGAGTTTGAGAGAAGGTGGCATTTGCTAGTTGAGAAACACAATTTGAGAGATAACCAATGGGTTGTCGATTTAtacaacaaaagggaaaaatgggCTGCTGCATTTTTGAGAGGACACTTTTTTGCTGGAATGAAATCAACCCAAAGATCAGAGCAATTGAATGCTACGGCGCACAAGTACCTTCAATTCAAAATGCTACTTTACCCGTTTGCTCATCGATTTGAGCTATTTTTATCAAAAGTTAGGCAGAATGAACACAAGGAAGAATGTATCACAAGTCAGTCATCTCCTGTTCTAATTACTCATTTGAGAGAATTGGAAGGAAATGCTGCAAGCATTTTCACAAGAAAGATTTTTTTCAAGATTCGTGATGAAATTTCTGCTGAAGCCTCACTCCGCCTCGTTTCAGTTGTTGATCAAGATAAGGTGAAGTTATATACATTCACTGAGTACTTGCATCGAATTTGCTCTTGGCAAGTGGAATTGGATAAATCTGAAAggactattatttgttcatgtaagAAACTTGAGTCAGATGGAATTCCTTGCTCCCATGCGTTTGCAGTTATGAAAGCTGAGGATATGGACGAGATTCCTAAATCATGCATTCTGTTTAGATGGACTCAGCAAGCAAAGCCAGCCGAAAAAAACATATATTCTATTCAACTTGAAGATTCAACAATTCAAGCAGCTCGATTTGGTGCTTTATGTGCATTAAGTAATCAAATGTGTTTTTATGCAGTTAAGACACAGCAAGGATATGATGAAGCTAGAGAGTGCATTATAAATTCAACATCTCGTTTCAAAAATCTTTGGGTGAATGATGCGCCTCTAGTGCATAAAGCTAAAAAAAAGGATAATATGATGGATGAGTCCATAAAGAGGAGTGATTTTGATGTTCGTGATCCAATTGTTGTTGCTACAAAGGGACAAAAGGCAAAACATTCCACTCACAAGCGAAAGCGACGACAATGCAAAAATTGCAAGTAA